The following coding sequences lie in one Myxococcus xanthus genomic window:
- the fdhA gene encoding formaldehyde dehydrogenase, glutathione-independent, translated as MPSNHGVVYLGPGKVEVQSIDYPKLANPKGKPIEHGVILKVVTTNICGSDQHMVRGRTTAPKGLVLGHEITGEIVEKGKDVEFLNVGDLVTVPFNVACGRCRTCREQQTGVCLNVNEGRAGGAYGYVDMGGWVGGQAEYVMVPYADFNLIRFPDKAQAMEKILDLTMLSDILPTGFHGAVSAGVGVGSTVYIAGAGPVGLAAAASAHILGAAVVMVGDMNKERLAHAKSVGFEPIDLTKSDKLEELIAAVVGVPEVDASVDAVGFEARGHGAQHSTEAPATVLNSLMAVTRAAGAIGIPGLYVTEDPGSKDEAAQHGNLRMRFGLGWAKSLRFATGQTPVLRYNRQLMQAILHGRLPIAKVVNATVISLDGAPRGYHEFDTGVARKFVIDPNGMLKKAA; from the coding sequence CCCAAGCTGGCCAACCCGAAGGGGAAGCCCATCGAGCACGGCGTCATCCTCAAGGTGGTCACCACCAACATCTGCGGCTCGGACCAGCACATGGTGCGCGGAAGGACGACTGCGCCGAAGGGGCTGGTGCTCGGGCACGAAATCACCGGCGAAATCGTGGAGAAGGGAAAGGACGTCGAGTTCCTGAACGTGGGCGACCTGGTCACCGTGCCCTTCAACGTCGCCTGTGGCCGCTGCCGCACGTGCCGGGAGCAGCAGACGGGCGTGTGCCTCAACGTCAACGAGGGCCGCGCGGGGGGCGCCTATGGCTACGTGGACATGGGCGGCTGGGTCGGCGGCCAGGCCGAATACGTCATGGTGCCCTACGCGGACTTCAACCTCATCCGCTTCCCCGACAAGGCGCAGGCGATGGAGAAGATTCTCGACCTGACCATGCTGTCGGACATCCTGCCCACGGGCTTCCACGGCGCCGTCAGCGCGGGCGTGGGCGTGGGCTCCACCGTGTACATCGCGGGGGCCGGGCCCGTGGGGCTCGCGGCGGCTGCGTCCGCGCACATCCTGGGTGCGGCGGTGGTGATGGTGGGGGACATGAACAAGGAGCGGCTGGCCCATGCGAAGTCCGTGGGCTTCGAGCCCATTGACCTCACGAAGAGCGACAAGTTGGAGGAGCTGATCGCCGCCGTCGTCGGCGTCCCCGAGGTCGATGCCTCCGTGGACGCGGTGGGCTTCGAGGCGCGTGGCCATGGCGCGCAGCATTCGACGGAGGCGCCGGCCACGGTGCTCAACTCGTTGATGGCGGTGACGCGGGCCGCGGGCGCCATCGGCATCCCCGGGCTGTATGTGACGGAAGACCCGGGCTCCAAGGACGAGGCCGCGCAGCACGGCAACCTGCGCATGCGCTTCGGTCTGGGCTGGGCCAAGTCGCTCCGCTTCGCCACGGGGCAGACGCCGGTGCTGCGCTACAACCGCCAGCTGATGCAGGCCATCCTCCATGGCCGCCTGCCCATCGCGAAGGTCGTCAACGCCACCGTCATCTCGCTCGACGGCGCGCCGCGCGGCTATCACGAGTTCGACACGGGCGTGGCGCGCAAGTTCGTCATCGATCCGAACGGGATGCTGAAGAAGGCGGCCTGA